The Sesamum indicum cultivar Zhongzhi No. 13 linkage group LG6, S_indicum_v1.0, whole genome shotgun sequence genome has a segment encoding these proteins:
- the LOC105163399 gene encoding 1-aminocyclopropane-1-carboxylate oxidase homolog 1-like: protein MVVSSKDGHYDWAKELKEFDETKAGVKGLVDAGVTKLPRLFEHPPETLQSRPKLDAVHLDLPTIDLQGLGPRRSEVVEQMRKAAQEWGFFRIVNHGVTLETMDAMLAAVKRFHEQPTEEKMPWYSSDVRKQVKLNSNLPSRENDPASWRDILSCVFSDDQLHPEDLPLACRNEVLEYVKSMIELREIMAELLSEALGLPSDYLSSIECMKSEALACLYYPKCPEPEKTLGTPKHSDTTFLTLLMQDSTGGLQILHDDHWVDVPPVRGALIANIGDLMQIISNDKFISVEHRVVAQPVGPRISVACFFTPSVRAAAKPFAPIKELLSSDENPVIYREFMFREYCQYYKTKGEKVESALLHYKIR from the exons atggtGGTTTCCAGCAAGGACGGGCATTACGATTGGGCTAAAGAATTGAAGGAATTTGATGAGACAAAAGCTGGTGTAAAGGGTCTGGTGGACGCCGGGGTCACTAAGCTCCCAAGACTCTTCGAGCACCCGCCGGAGACTTTGCAGAGCCGCCCAAAGCTCGACGCTGTGCACCTGGATCTGCCCACGATTGACTTACAGGGCCTGGGCCCACGGCGGAGTGAAGTGGTGGAGCAAATGCGTAAGGCTGCCCAAGAATGGGGGTTTTTCAGGATAGTGAACCATGGGGTTACGCTGGAGACAATGGACGCCATGTTGGCTGCCGTGAAGCGGTTCCACGAGCAGCCAACGGAAGAGAAGATGCCTTGGTATTCATCTGATGTCAGGAAACAAGTGAAGCTCAACAGCAACTTACCTTCACGTGAAAATGATCCGGCCAGTTGGAGGGATATCTTGAGTTGCGTTTTCAGCGATGATCAGCTTCACCCCGAAGATTTACCTTTAGCCTGCAG GAATGAGGTGTTGGAATATGTGAAATCCATGATTGAACTACGCGAAATCATGGCTGAGTTGCTATCAGAGGCTCTGGGGCTTCCCAGCGATTACCTGTCGAGCATAGAGTGCATGAAAAGTGAGGCACTTGCATGTTTGTATTATCCAAAATGCCCTGAGCCTGAGAAAACCTTAGGCACACCAAAGCATTCAGACACAACTTTCCTCACCTTACTCATGCAAGACAGCACCGGCGGTCTCCAAATCCTGCACGACGATCACTGGGTCGACGTCCCTCCAGTCCGTGGAGCTCTTATTGCCAATATTGGTGATCTTATGCAG ATTATTAGCAATGACAAGTTCATAAGCGTGGAGCACAGAGTGGTAGCTCAGCCTGTTGGGCCAAGGATTTCAGTAGCGTGCTTCTTCACTCCAAGTGTGAGGGCTGCAGCGAAGCCATTTGCTCCCATAAAAGAGCTTCTGTCGTCTGATGAAAATCCAGTCATATACAGGGAATTCATGTTCAGGGAATACTGCCAGTATTATAAGACAAAAGGCGAGAAAGTTGAGTCGGCTCTGCTTCATTACAAGATCCGATGA
- the LOC105163401 gene encoding 1-aminocyclopropane-1-carboxylate oxidase homolog 1-like: MVVSSNGHFDWAKELKEFDETKAGVKGLVDAGVTKLPRLFEHPPETLQSRPKLDAVHLDLPTIDLQDLGARRSEVVEQTRKAAQEWGFFRIVNHGIPLETMDAMLAAVKRFHEQPTEEKMPWYSSDVRKQVKLNSNLPSRENDPASWRDILSCVFNDDQLHPEDLPLACRKEVQQYVKYMIELREIMAELLSEALGLPSDYLSNIECMKSEALACLYYPKCPEPDKTLGTPKHSDTTFLTLLMQDSTGGLQILHDDHWIDVPPVHGALIANIGDLMQIISNDKFISVEHRVLAQPVGPRISVACFFTPSMKAAAKPFAPIKELLSDENPAVYREFMFREYTQHYKTRFDKAETALLHYKIR; this comes from the exons ATGGTGGTTTCCAGCAATGGGCATTTTGATTGGGCTaaagaattgaaagaatttgatgaGACAAAAGCTGGTGTAAAGGGTCTGGTGGACGCCGGGGTCACGAAGCTCCCAAGACTCTTCGAGCACCCGCCGGAGACTTTGCAGAGCCGCCCAAAGCTCGACGCTGTGCACCTGGATCTGCCCACGATTGACTTACAGGACCTCGGCGCACGGCGGAGTGAAGTGGTGGAGCAAACGCGTAAGGCTGCCCAAGAATGGGGGTTTTTCAGGATAGTGAACCATGGGATTCCGCTGGAGACAATGGACGCCATGTTGGCTGCCGTGAAGCGGTTCCACGAGCAGCCAACGGAAGAGAAGATGCCTTGGTATTCATCTGATGTCAGGAAACAAGTGAAGCTCAACAGCAACTTACCTTCACGTGAAAATGATCCGGCCAGTTGGAGGGATATCTTGAGTTGCGTTTTCAACGATGATCAGCTCCACCCCGAAGATTTACCTTTAGCATGCAG GAAGGAGGTGCAGCAATATGTGAAATACATGATTGAACTTCGGGAAATCATGGCCGAATTGCTATCAGAGGCTCTGGGGCTTCCCAGCGATTACCTGTCGAACATAGAGTGCATGAAAAGTGAGGCACTGGCATGTTTGTATTACCCGAAATGCCCTGAGCCTGACAAAACCTTAGGCACACCAAAACATTCAGACACAACTTTTCTCACCTTACTCATGCAAGACAGCACCGGCGGCCTCCAAATTCTACACGATGATCACTGGATCGACGTCCCTCCCGTCCATGGAGCTCTTATTGCCAATATTGGTGATCTCATGCAG ATTATTAGCAATGACAAGTTCATAAGCGTGGAGCACAGAGTGCTGGCTCAGCCTGTCGGGCCTAGGATTTCAGTTGCATGCTTCTTCACTCCAAGTATGAAGGCTGCAGCGAAGCCATTTGCTCCCATAAAAGAGCTTCTGTCTGATGAAAATCCAGCCGTATACAGGGAATTCATGTTCAGGGAATATACCCAACATTACAAGACAAGATTCGATAAGGCTGAGACGGCATTGCTTCATTACAAGATTCGATGA
- the LOC105163585 gene encoding transcription factor EMB1444, with translation MGSRLQQVLRGLCLNTGWKYAVFWKLRHRARMMFTWEDAYYDSNQYPDKMWSNATACSMNEGSYSHDPLGLAVAKMSYQVYSLGEGVVGQVAVSGKHSWIFLDQIVVDSSSSSELFGGWQTQFSAGIKTIAVVAVIPHGVVQLGSLHKIAEDLKLVDHIRNVFVELQDSLVGCIPSSIISNTENSCLSATCTRISDPAVHDCVARLKGSFHEDEESLWSQLFPPLGGFGNHSHNVPKMGSLSNRTLRMKMHESADRTISENEISLPSSSGIILARQPRQEEMESLDSMNYGAEMNDFRDLGKRSEITRTTHAENARTGKSDLRNATLHADGSQMVPSNLPLEMVGSPAFQDKGDIHDLEFPNLQLHQDFENLELPTKSDCVDMRISPFSFCAGYELYEALGPSFQKKNDCVWEAGKTGSDMAVEISEGMGSCSLLMENSDMHLLDAVVAKVSHKGGDTESEKSCRDTGESLLTAEKTRDTSSSLNSMTRGVESLKGFSSTSSSRGSEHLERPREAAKINKKRARPGESCRPRPRDRQLIQDRIKELRELVPNGSKCSIDSLLERTIKHMLFLQSVTKHAEKLHKCSASKLLDKDTGMRRFSSCEQGSSWAVEVGNNQKVCPIIVENISMNGHMLVEMLCEECSQFLEIAETIRSLGLTILKGVSEAYGNKTWMCFVVEAQNNRSMHRMDVLWSLMQLLQPKTST, from the exons ATGGGAAGCCGATTGCAGCAAGTGCTCAGGGGCCTTTGTCTCAACACTGGTTGGAAATATGCTGTTTTCTGGAAATTAAGGCACCGAGCAAGGAT GATGTTTACATGGGAGGATGCGTATTATGACAGTAACCAATACCCCGACAAGATGTGGTCCAATGCGACAGCATGCAGCATGAATGAGGGTTCTTATTCACATGATCCTTTAGGATTAGCTGTGGCAAAGATGTCATATCAAGTATATTCTCTGGGGGAAGG GGTTGTTGGACAAGTGGCAGTTTCTGGGAAGCATTCATGGATATTTTTGGATCAGATTGTTGTTGATTCTTCCTCCTCATCCGAG CTCTTTGGTGGGTGGCAAACACAGTTTTCAGCTGGCATTAAG ACCATTGCAGTTGTGGCTGTCATTCCACATGGAGTTGTACAACTAGGCTCTCTACATAAA ATTGCTGAGGATTTGAAGCTGGTCGACCATATTAGAAATGTTTTTGTTGAGCTGCAAGATTCCTTAGTAGGTTGTATTCCCAGTTCAATAATAAGTAACACAGAGAATTCTTGTCTG TCAGCTACCTGCACAAGAATTTCAGATCCAGCTGTTCATGACTGCGTAGCTAGATTAAAGGGATCTTTTCATGAGGATGAGGAAAGTTTGTGGTCTCAGTTATTTCCACCTCTTGGGGGATTTGGGAATCATTCTCATAATGTCCCTAAAATGGGGAGCCTTTCAAATAGAACTCTTAGAATGAAGATGCATGAAAGCGCTGATCGCACAATATCCGAGAATGAAATTTCACTTCCCTCTAGTTCTGGAATTATTCTTGCAAGGCAACCGCGGCAAGAAGAGATGGAATCTCTCGACAGTATGAACTATGGTGCAGAGATGAATGATTTCAGGGATTTAGGAAAAAGATCAGAAATCACGAGAACGACTCATGCTGAGAACGCTAGGACTGGTAAATCTGATTTACGTAATGCCACCCTCCATGCTGATGGTTCTCAAATGGTCCCATCCAATCTTCCTTTAGAGATGGTTGGCTCTCCAGCTTTCCAGGATAAAGGTGATATTCATGATCTGGAATTTCCAAACCTGCAGTTGCATCAAGATTTTGAGAACCTAGAACTACCGACCAAATCTGATTGTGTTGACATGCGGATATCGCCTTTCAGTTTTTGTGCTGGCTATGAGCTGTATGAAGCCTTGGGACCTTCTTTCCAGAAGAAGAATGATTGTGTCTGGGAAGCAGGAAAAACTGGTTCTGATATGGCTGTTGAGATTTCTGAGGGAATGGGCAGTTGCAGTCTGCTGATGGAGAACTCTGATATGCACCTTCTGGATGCCGTGGTGGCCAAAGTTAGTCATAAGGGAGGTGACACAGAAAGTGAGAAATCATGCCGTGACACAGGGGAATCTCTCTTGACTGCTGAAAAAACT CGAGACACGTCAAGTAGTTTGAACTCAATGACACGCGGTGTTGAGTCTTTAAAAGGTTTTTCATCAACCAGTTCCAGTAGAGGGAGTGAACATTTGGAGAGGCCCCGAGAAGCCgctaagataaataaaaagagagcTAGGCCTGGTGAAAGTTGTAGGCCAAGGCCAAGGGACAGGCAGTTGATCCAAGATCGAATAAAGGAATTGCGGGAGCTTGTTCCCAATGGATCAAAG TGCAGTATTGATTCACTACTTGAACGGACAATTAAACACATGCTCTTTTTGCAAAGCGTTACCAAACATGCAGAAAAGCTACATAAATGCTCCGCATCAAAG TTGCTTGACAAGGACACAGGTATGCGAAGGTTTTCCAGTTGCGAACAGGGATCAAGCTGGGCCGTGGAAGTGGGAAATAACCAAAAAGTTTGCCCAATAATAGTGGAGAATATAAGCATGAATGGGCATATGCTGGTTGAG ATGTTATGTGAAGAGTGCAGCCAGTTTCTTGAAATAGCAGAAACCATCCGAAGCTTGGGTCTAACCATCTTGAAAGGTGTTTCAGAAGCCTATGGAAATAAGACGTGGATGTGCTTCGTGGTTGAG GCGCAAAACAACCGAAGTATGCACCGGATGGATGTCTTATGGTCGCTAATGCAACTTTTGCAGCCTAAAACCTCTACTTAG